Proteins co-encoded in one Corvus moneduloides isolate bCorMon1 chromosome 7, bCorMon1.pri, whole genome shotgun sequence genomic window:
- the C7H21orf58 gene encoding uncharacterized protein C21orf58 homolog isoform X1, protein MADPSVVDHLTRLKLKLLEKRLENEQENLEKMELSLLAARNRPQDMLQSALRRRKDLLQELRDQHLLEELSQPPAPAGGHCHNHRAALPQVYQIPFPASQVEPPRIIQQMMPTQPATIIQQLPQPSPLITQIPPAQPFAAPRSGNIKEDMVEMMLMQNAQMHQIMMQNMMLKALPLTALAQLGGASCAVLQHTQQDLQLAAPLAVKADRPRPPVVHHHHHYPPMGVFPVPPRSFPSTSTAQHWTGSSAQPMWPTH, encoded by the exons ATGGCAGATCCTTCAGTGGTGGATCACCTGACACGACTGAAACTCAAACTCCTAGAAAAG AGACTAGAAAATGAACAGGAGAACCTAGAGAAGATGGAGTTGTCTCTCCTAGCTGCAA GGAACAGACCTCAGGATATGCTCCAAAGCGCCCTGAGGCGAAGGAAAGATCTGCTGCAGGAGCTTAGG GATCAGCACCTTCTGGAAGAGCTTTCACAGCCACCTGCACCAGCTGGAGGGCACTGCCATAACCACAGAGCTGCCCTCCCACAAGTCTACCAGATCCCTTTTCCAGCTTCCCAAGTGGAGCCACCAAGGATTATCCAGCAGATG ATGCCAACTCAGCCTGCCACCATCATCCAGCAGTTGCCTCAGCCATCCCCTCTGATCACACAgattcccccagcccagccctttgCAGCCCCCCGCTCTGGGAACATTAAAGAAG aTATGGTAGAGATGATGTTGATGCAGAATGCTCAGATGCACCAGATCATGATGCAGAACATGATGCTGAAGGCTCTTCCACTGACAGCGCTCGCACAGCTTGGGGGAGCCAGCTGTGCCGTGCTCCAGCACACGCAGCAG GACCTGCAGCTTGCTGCTCCCCTGGCCGTGAAAGCAGACAGGCCCAGGCCACCTGTGGtgcaccaccaccaccattaCCCTCCCATGGGGGtgttcccagtgccccccaggaGCTTCCCATCCAcatccacagcacagcactggaccggcagctctgcccagcctaT GTGGCCCACACACTGA
- the C7H21orf58 gene encoding uncharacterized protein C21orf58 homolog isoform X2 yields the protein MLQSALRRRKDLLQELRDQHLLEELSQPPAPAGGHCHNHRAALPQVYQIPFPASQVEPPRIIQQMMPTQPATIIQQLPQPSPLITQIPPAQPFAAPRSGNIKEDMVEMMLMQNAQMHQIMMQNMMLKALPLTALAQLGGASCAVLQHTQQDLQLAAPLAVKADRPRPPVVHHHHHYPPMGVFPVPPRSFPSTSTAQHWTGSSAQPMWPTH from the exons ATGCTCCAAAGCGCCCTGAGGCGAAGGAAAGATCTGCTGCAGGAGCTTAGG GATCAGCACCTTCTGGAAGAGCTTTCACAGCCACCTGCACCAGCTGGAGGGCACTGCCATAACCACAGAGCTGCCCTCCCACAAGTCTACCAGATCCCTTTTCCAGCTTCCCAAGTGGAGCCACCAAGGATTATCCAGCAGATG ATGCCAACTCAGCCTGCCACCATCATCCAGCAGTTGCCTCAGCCATCCCCTCTGATCACACAgattcccccagcccagccctttgCAGCCCCCCGCTCTGGGAACATTAAAGAAG aTATGGTAGAGATGATGTTGATGCAGAATGCTCAGATGCACCAGATCATGATGCAGAACATGATGCTGAAGGCTCTTCCACTGACAGCGCTCGCACAGCTTGGGGGAGCCAGCTGTGCCGTGCTCCAGCACACGCAGCAG GACCTGCAGCTTGCTGCTCCCCTGGCCGTGAAAGCAGACAGGCCCAGGCCACCTGTGGtgcaccaccaccaccattaCCCTCCCATGGGGGtgttcccagtgccccccaggaGCTTCCCATCCAcatccacagcacagcactggaccggcagctctgcccagcctaT GTGGCCCACACACTGA